A single genomic interval of Ruminococcus sp. NK3A76 harbors:
- a CDS encoding radical SAM protein gives MKHSNISIFVPHIGCPHLCAFCDQRTISGEDKAPKPDDVRRICAQALDEISSPENTEIAFFGGSFTAIRHDYMTALLEAANEFVGEGKFRGIRLSTRPDYIDDDVLGVLKKYNVTAIELGAQSLDDEVLAANERGHTAQDVVDASELIRRYGFELGLQMMVGLYKSTREKELATMRKIIDIRPQTVRIYPVVILKGTKLGSLYQSGEYQTMSFDDVVELCADMLTEFDNADIKVIKCGLHASEFVERDMLGGFYHPAFRELCEAVCYRKAFDAEINKTGLSKGIAEFAVPSKNLSKALGQKKSNVGYFADKGFELRLVPSDDTNDKYQVINIWQ, from the coding sequence ATGAAGCATAGTAATATATCCATTTTCGTGCCGCATATCGGCTGTCCCCACCTCTGTGCATTCTGCGACCAGCGCACGATAAGCGGTGAGGATAAAGCCCCTAAGCCTGATGATGTAAGGCGTATATGCGCTCAGGCTCTTGATGAGATATCATCACCTGAAAACACTGAGATAGCCTTCTTCGGCGGCAGCTTTACTGCTATAAGGCATGATTATATGACAGCACTGCTTGAAGCCGCCAATGAGTTTGTCGGCGAGGGTAAGTTTCGTGGCATAAGACTTTCAACACGTCCCGACTATATTGATGACGACGTGCTTGGCGTTTTGAAAAAGTATAACGTTACAGCAATAGAGCTCGGCGCTCAGTCTCTTGACGATGAAGTGCTTGCAGCAAATGAGCGTGGCCATACAGCACAGGATGTTGTTGATGCAAGTGAACTTATCCGCCGATATGGCTTTGAGCTTGGCCTGCAAATGATGGTCGGCCTGTATAAAAGCACCCGTGAAAAAGAGCTTGCAACTATGCGTAAGATAATTGATATCCGCCCGCAGACAGTCCGTATCTACCCCGTAGTGATACTAAAGGGCACAAAGCTCGGTTCGTTGTATCAGTCAGGTGAATACCAGACTATGAGCTTTGACGATGTTGTTGAACTCTGTGCAGATATGCTCACCGAGTTTGATAATGCAGATATAAAGGTCATCAAATGCGGCCTTCACGCAAGCGAGTTTGTTGAGCGTGATATGCTCGGCGGCTTCTACCACCCGGCTTTCCGGGAGCTTTGTGAGGCGGTCTGCTACCGTAAGGCATTTGATGCAGAAATAAATAAAACAGGTCTTTCAAAGGGCATCGCAGAATTTGCTGTCCCTTCAAAGAACCTTAGTAAAGCACTCGGCCAGAAAAAGAGCAACGTCGGGTACTTTGCAGATAAAGGCTTTGAACTTAGGCTCGTGCCTTCTGATGATACCAATGATAAATATCAGGTAATAAATATTTGGCAGTAA
- the rnc gene encoding ribonuclease III produces MDENTALKEFQKKINYTFKDEQLLFEALSHSSFANESKKARCSNERLEFLGDSVLSIVVSDHIFKHFSHIPEGELTKLRASLVCENALFEFSKRIDLGSYIFLGKGEEQTGGRTRPSIVSDAFEAVIAAIYLDGGMEAVAPYILSFIPEDITPKGTDAFHDYKTLLQEVIQHNPEEKIEYHLSSESGPDHDKKFTIQVLLNNNVIGEGTGRSKKSAEQAAAKEALALMGVNEA; encoded by the coding sequence ATGGACGAAAATACAGCTCTGAAGGAATTTCAGAAAAAGATAAACTATACATTCAAAGACGAGCAGCTCTTGTTTGAAGCGCTCTCTCATTCCTCCTTTGCGAATGAGAGCAAGAAAGCACGCTGCTCGAACGAGCGCCTTGAATTCTTAGGCGACTCTGTGCTCTCAATAGTGGTCTCTGACCATATATTCAAGCATTTTTCGCATATCCCCGAGGGTGAGCTCACAAAGCTGCGTGCTTCGCTTGTTTGTGAGAATGCACTCTTTGAGTTTTCAAAGCGAATTGACCTTGGTTCATATATCTTCCTTGGTAAGGGCGAGGAGCAGACAGGCGGCAGAACACGCCCCTCGATAGTCTCCGATGCTTTTGAGGCAGTTATAGCAGCAATATATCTTGACGGCGGTATGGAGGCGGTCGCTCCCTATATCCTGTCATTTATCCCTGAGGATATCACTCCGAAGGGCACAGATGCATTCCACGATTATAAGACTCTCCTTCAGGAGGTCATTCAGCATAATCCCGAGGAGAAGATAGAGTATCATCTGAGCTCCGAGTCAGGCCCCGACCATGACAAGAAGTTCACTATACAGGTGCTCCTGAATAATAATGTGATAGGCGAGGGCACAGGCCGCTCTAAGAAATCAGCAGAGCAGGCCGCTGCAAAAGAAGCTCTTGCACTTATGGGCGTCAATGAAGCATAG
- the plsX gene encoding phosphate acyltransferase PlsX translates to MNIVMDAFGGDNAPLEVIKGAVDAVADFKVDVTLVGDEEKIKKCAKDNSIDISSLKIKHTPVVIEICDEPTEVIKSKKDCSMAVGLQMLADGEGDAFVSAGSTGALVVGATFIAKRLKGIKRPALATVLPTAGAPTMLLDSGANAECRPEMLVQFGIMGSAYMEKVLGVKKPRVCLANIGAEESKGRELELETYKLLKTAPVNFTGNIEARQVPLGDADVVVADGFTGNIMLKLYEGMAKFFAGELKTLLTANAKSKLAALLVMNNVKAFKKKVDYSEYGGAPLLGTAKPVIKAHGSSDAKAFYNAVRQAKIFTETGVIDTITEALASMKSSKEA, encoded by the coding sequence ATGAATATTGTAATGGACGCATTCGGCGGCGATAACGCCCCTCTCGAAGTTATAAAAGGCGCAGTAGATGCTGTTGCCGATTTCAAGGTAGATGTCACCCTCGTCGGCGATGAGGAAAAGATAAAGAAATGTGCCAAGGATAATTCTATAGATATATCATCACTTAAGATAAAGCATACACCTGTGGTCATCGAGATATGCGATGAACCTACAGAGGTCATCAAGAGCAAGAAGGACTGCTCGATGGCAGTCGGCCTTCAGATGCTTGCAGACGGTGAGGGCGATGCTTTCGTTTCTGCCGGTTCTACGGGTGCTCTCGTTGTCGGTGCTACTTTTATCGCTAAGAGACTTAAGGGCATCAAGCGTCCTGCTCTTGCAACAGTCCTCCCGACAGCAGGCGCACCAACTATGCTTCTTGACAGCGGAGCAAATGCAGAGTGCCGCCCTGAGATGCTCGTGCAGTTCGGTATCATGGGCTCTGCTTATATGGAAAAGGTGCTCGGTGTCAAAAAGCCGAGAGTATGCCTTGCAAATATAGGCGCTGAGGAGTCAAAGGGCAGAGAGCTCGAGCTTGAAACATATAAGCTCTTAAAGACTGCTCCTGTTAACTTTACAGGAAATATCGAAGCAAGACAGGTGCCCCTCGGTGATGCTGATGTTGTAGTTGCTGACGGCTTTACAGGAAATATCATGCTCAAACTCTATGAGGGTATGGCTAAATTCTTCGCAGGTGAGCTTAAAACTCTCCTCACTGCTAATGCCAAGAGCAAGCTCGCAGCACTTCTTGTTATGAATAACGTCAAGGCTTTCAAGAAAAAAGTCGATTATTCCGAGTACGGCGGTGCACCTCTCCTTGGTACTGCAAAACCTGTAATAAAGGCACACGGCAGCTCTGATGCAAAGGCTTTCTATAACGCTGTAAGACAGGCAAAGATCTTTACCGAGACAGGCGTTATAGATACTATAACAGAAGCTCTCGCATCAATGAAAAGCAGTAAAGAGGCGTAA
- the trmFO gene encoding methylenetetrahydrofolate--tRNA-(uracil(54)-C(5))-methyltransferase (FADH(2)-oxidizing) TrmFO produces MKRISAMKAKVIGAGLAGVEAAWQLSNAGIETELYEMKPHKYTPAHKYKGFAELICSNSLKASRIESAAGMLKEEMRRLGSLTMECAEKTAVSAGGALAVDRERFSDLVTERIRSRSNITVIEGEVTDIPDGDVIIATGPLTSDALAQKIGELVGDYLYFNDAVAPIVTKESIDMSRAFLASRYGRGEADYINCPFEKDEYLRFYNELVNAESAPLHDFDKEHFSKDGFKVYEGCMPIEVLAKRGVDTMRFGPLKPVGLTDPSTGRRPYACVQLRAENSEGSLYNIVGFQTNLKFGEQKRVFSMIPGLENAEFIRYGVMHRNTFINSPKLLDEHFNMRSHSNIYFAGQITGVEGYIESASSGMIAGLSLARKLTGKEQISLPATTMIGALTKYISDDTVVDFQPMGCNMGILPMLPDRIKDKKEKYLALATRGLADLDKVLEGI; encoded by the coding sequence ATGAAAAGGATCTCAGCGATGAAGGCTAAGGTGATTGGTGCAGGGCTTGCAGGTGTAGAAGCGGCATGGCAGCTCTCAAATGCCGGTATTGAAACCGAGCTTTATGAGATGAAGCCTCATAAATACACCCCTGCACATAAGTATAAAGGCTTTGCAGAGCTTATCTGCTCAAATTCACTTAAGGCAAGCCGTATCGAGTCGGCTGCCGGTATGCTCAAAGAGGAAATGAGAAGGCTCGGCTCTCTCACTATGGAGTGCGCTGAGAAAACAGCTGTCTCCGCAGGTGGTGCTTTGGCGGTCGACAGAGAAAGGTTCTCCGACCTTGTCACAGAGCGTATCCGCTCACGCAGTAATATAACTGTTATCGAGGGCGAGGTCACAGATATCCCCGATGGCGATGTCATTATAGCTACAGGCCCTCTTACAAGTGACGCACTTGCTCAGAAGATAGGTGAGCTCGTCGGCGATTATCTGTATTTCAACGACGCAGTTGCTCCTATAGTAACAAAGGAAAGCATAGATATGTCACGAGCATTCCTTGCTTCACGTTATGGCAGGGGAGAAGCTGATTATATAAACTGCCCCTTTGAAAAGGACGAGTATCTTAGATTCTATAACGAGCTTGTAAATGCCGAGAGCGCTCCGCTCCACGATTTTGATAAGGAGCATTTCTCAAAGGACGGCTTTAAGGTCTATGAGGGCTGTATGCCGATAGAAGTGCTTGCAAAGCGTGGCGTGGATACTATGCGTTTCGGGCCTCTTAAGCCTGTAGGTCTTACAGACCCCTCGACCGGCAGAAGACCCTACGCCTGCGTTCAGCTCCGTGCCGAGAATTCCGAGGGCTCGCTCTATAATATCGTCGGTTTCCAGACAAATCTTAAATTCGGCGAGCAGAAGCGTGTTTTCTCAATGATCCCCGGCCTTGAAAATGCTGAGTTTATCCGCTACGGCGTTATGCATAGAAATACATTTATCAATTCCCCCAAACTGCTCGATGAGCATTTCAATATGCGCTCACACAGCAATATCTATTTTGCAGGGCAGATAACAGGGGTCGAGGGCTATATAGAGTCAGCTTCAAGCGGTATGATCGCAGGCCTCAGCCTTGCAAGAAAGCTCACCGGCAAAGAGCAGATATCGCTCCCTGCAACAACGATGATCGGTGCGCTTACAAAATATATCTCTGATGATACAGTAGTTGATTTTCAGCCTATGGGCTGTAATATGGGTATCCTTCCCATGCTTCCTGACAGGATAAAGGATAAGAAAGAAAAATACCTTGCCCTTGCTACCCGTGGTCTTGCAGACCTTGACAAGGTGCTTGAAGGTATCTGA
- the topA gene encoding type I DNA topoisomerase, which translates to MSDLVIVESPHKAKTVKRYLGSDYEVVASMGHLRDLPKSKLGVDIDHSFEPQYINIKDKESLIKEIKKKAKAADHVYLAGDPDREGEAISWHLAQLLGLDMNDKNRVAFNEITASGIKAGMENPRTIDLNLVNAQQARRILDRIVGYKLSPFLWRKIRRGLSAGRVQSVAVKMICDREEEIRAFKSTEYWSIDAKLHTKGSKKTFSAKLTTVDGEKVELADKEQTDAILARLENADYVVDKIKKSVHKKSPAAPFTTSTLQQEASRRLGFQGRRTMKAAQELYEGLDIKGMGATGLITYMRTDSLRISDEARAAAYNFIRDKYGDKYIPDTPKKYKSKGNAQDAHEAIRPTHPELTPDEVKESGVTNDQYKLYKLIWERFIASQMSNCIMDTVSVDILANGCMFKTTGYSVKFDGFTVLYEETKDNDDEKKNVLPPLEKGEKLRLKELKGNQHFTQPPARYTEASLVKAFEETGIGRPSTYVSTITTIISRSYIERDGKQLKPTALGETVNSLMSDHFGKLVDVGFTANMETNLDKIENGKKGWVKTLDEFYKDFDSELSVAEEAMDGKRVKVPDEETDQVCELCGKPMVIKIGRFGKFLACSGFPECTNTKRIVTETGADCPYCGKKVLLKKSKKGKKYYGCEDNPTCGFMTWDIPTEHKCPDCGSSLFQKGGKNGKLVCHKVGCGYEKDLSDEG; encoded by the coding sequence TTGTCTGATCTTGTTATAGTTGAGTCGCCTCATAAGGCTAAAACAGTAAAAAGATACCTCGGCAGTGATTATGAAGTCGTGGCCTCAATGGGTCATCTTCGTGATCTTCCTAAGTCAAAGCTCGGTGTCGATATCGACCATAGCTTTGAGCCGCAGTATATAAATATAAAGGATAAGGAATCCCTTATCAAGGAAATAAAGAAAAAGGCAAAGGCAGCCGATCATGTCTATCTCGCAGGAGACCCTGACCGTGAGGGCGAAGCTATCTCATGGCACCTTGCACAGCTCCTTGGCCTTGATATGAATGATAAGAACCGTGTTGCATTCAATGAGATAACTGCAAGCGGTATCAAGGCCGGTATGGAGAATCCCCGTACAATAGACCTTAACCTTGTCAATGCACAGCAGGCAAGAAGGATCCTTGACCGCATAGTCGGTTATAAGCTGTCACCTTTCCTCTGGAGAAAGATAAGACGTGGCCTTTCTGCCGGCAGAGTTCAGTCTGTCGCTGTCAAGATGATATGCGACAGGGAGGAGGAGATACGTGCATTCAAATCGACTGAATACTGGTCGATAGATGCCAAGCTCCATACAAAGGGCTCAAAAAAGACCTTCAGCGCAAAGCTCACAACAGTTGACGGTGAAAAGGTCGAGCTTGCTGATAAGGAGCAGACAGATGCTATCCTTGCAAGACTTGAAAACGCTGATTATGTTGTTGATAAGATAAAAAAGAGCGTGCATAAGAAATCCCCGGCTGCACCGTTTACTACATCTACCCTCCAGCAGGAGGCTTCAAGAAGACTTGGCTTCCAGGGCAGACGTACAATGAAGGCAGCTCAGGAGCTCTACGAAGGTCTTGATATCAAGGGCATGGGCGCTACCGGTCTTATCACATATATGAGAACCGACTCGCTTCGTATCTCTGATGAAGCAAGGGCAGCTGCCTATAATTTCATAAGAGACAAATACGGCGATAAGTATATCCCCGATACACCGAAGAAGTATAAATCAAAAGGCAACGCTCAGGATGCACACGAGGCTATCCGCCCGACTCACCCCGAGCTCACCCCTGATGAAGTAAAGGAAAGCGGCGTAACAAACGACCAGTATAAGCTCTATAAGCTCATCTGGGAGCGTTTTATAGCAAGCCAGATGTCAAACTGTATCATGGATACAGTTTCTGTTGATATCCTTGCTAACGGCTGTATGTTCAAGACCACAGGCTATTCTGTCAAGTTTGACGGTTTTACAGTTCTGTATGAGGAAACTAAGGATAACGACGACGAGAAAAAGAACGTTCTCCCTCCTCTTGAAAAGGGTGAAAAGCTCAGACTCAAAGAGCTTAAGGGCAACCAGCATTTCACTCAGCCGCCTGCACGCTATACCGAAGCATCTCTTGTAAAGGCTTTCGAGGAAACAGGTATAGGCAGACCTTCTACCTATGTTTCTACAATAACAACTATCATATCCAGAAGCTATATCGAGCGTGACGGTAAGCAGCTAAAGCCTACAGCTTTAGGTGAAACGGTTAACTCTCTTATGAGCGACCACTTTGGCAAGCTCGTTGATGTGGGATTTACCGCTAATATGGAAACAAACCTTGATAAGATAGAAAACGGCAAAAAGGGCTGGGTCAAGACTCTCGATGAGTTCTACAAGGATTTTGACAGCGAGCTCTCTGTGGCTGAGGAAGCTATGGACGGAAAGCGTGTCAAGGTGCCTGATGAGGAGACTGACCAGGTGTGCGAGCTTTGTGGCAAGCCTATGGTCATAAAGATAGGCCGTTTCGGTAAGTTCCTTGCCTGCTCCGGCTTCCCGGAGTGTACAAATACCAAGCGTATAGTTACCGAGACCGGTGCTGACTGCCCTTACTGCGGCAAAAAGGTGCTGCTCAAAAAATCCAAGAAGGGCAAGAAGTATTACGGCTGTGAGGATAACCCGACCTGCGGCTTTATGACGTGGGATATCCCTACAGAGCATAAGTGTCCCGATTGCGGCAGCTCGCTTTTCCAGAAGGGCGGCAAGAACGGCAAGCTCGTCTGCCATAAGGTCGGCTGCGGCTATGAAAAGGATCTCAGCGATGAAGGCTAA
- a CDS encoding DNA-processing protein DprA: MIEADGDYLSWIKLSLVFGYGSKRLYKMLRHHLSAENFFYALYYHEEKTATEQEMIAARNLPEELIDGILKLCDNEKINIYCYESEGYPEKLRALANPPAVLYSFGSLDFLNDEKTKLQFIGSRSPSQYTKDIMPNIIAPLAKLGFSFISGYAAGVDKLTNDLAREHMADNAVFLAEPLDKCGDFTEYRKIAMGGAVISEFAPCAKLHAPRTFTLRNRLMTCVSDALVVCQEGEWGKGLDNISYATALGKRVYVVPPGDIFDPRYFGQRDLLRKGFTPLFSSADIVYGQNKDNSSAVDLSILDVNENYLYNPTVPPVKRGSKKKVKRMEKNKRYEHKLLTPQMLEELSETQRSIIFALDTKPLCIDELSIKLGLPAQELVNEITELELEDVLAQDVNKNYYLL, encoded by the coding sequence ATGATCGAAGCTGACGGCGATTACCTCAGCTGGATAAAGCTGTCGCTCGTTTTCGGCTATGGCAGTAAGCGTTTATATAAAATGCTCAGACATCACCTTAGTGCCGAAAACTTCTTCTACGCTCTTTATTATCATGAGGAGAAGACCGCCACCGAACAGGAGATGATCGCTGCAAGGAATCTCCCCGAGGAGCTTATAGACGGTATCCTTAAACTGTGCGATAATGAAAAGATAAATATTTATTGTTATGAAAGTGAGGGCTATCCCGAAAAGCTCAGGGCGCTTGCTAATCCGCCTGCTGTTTTGTATTCATTCGGTAGCCTTGACTTTTTAAACGATGAAAAAACTAAACTGCAGTTTATCGGCTCACGTTCGCCTTCGCAGTATACAAAGGATATAATGCCTAATATTATAGCACCGCTCGCAAAGCTCGGCTTCTCGTTTATCTCGGGATATGCCGCCGGTGTTGATAAGCTGACTAATGACCTTGCAAGAGAGCATATGGCGGATAATGCAGTCTTTCTTGCCGAGCCGCTTGATAAGTGCGGCGATTTTACAGAGTATCGTAAGATAGCTATGGGCGGCGCAGTGATCTCAGAGTTCGCACCCTGTGCAAAGCTCCATGCGCCACGGACTTTTACCCTGCGTAACCGTCTTATGACCTGCGTTTCAGATGCACTTGTCGTCTGCCAGGAGGGTGAGTGGGGCAAGGGCCTTGATAATATAAGCTATGCTACAGCACTCGGTAAGCGTGTGTATGTAGTCCCGCCCGGGGATATATTTGATCCACGCTATTTCGGGCAGAGAGACCTTCTCAGAAAGGGCTTTACTCCGCTTTTCAGCTCGGCTGATATCGTCTATGGCCAGAATAAGGATAACAGCTCTGCCGTTGATCTGAGTATACTCGATGTCAATGAGAATTATCTGTATAATCCTACAGTTCCTCCTGTGAAAAGAGGCTCCAAGAAAAAGGTCAAGCGTATGGAAAAGAATAAGCGCTATGAGCATAAGCTGCTCACACCGCAGATGCTTGAGGAGCTGTCTGAAACTCAGCGCTCGATCATATTCGCACTTGATACCAAGCCGCTCTGCATAGATGAGCTTTCAATAAAACTCGGTCTTCCTGCACAGGAGCTGGTCAACGAGATAACAGAACTTGAGCTTGAAGACGTGCTCGCACAGGACGTTAATAAGAATTACTATCTGCTCTGA
- a CDS encoding RNA methyltransferase, with product MFISSKDNPKIKRLAALLSSKKHRSAEGVFVVEGVRSSADALKESLEGSLDVESLYFTDDAKNDLEERLGKDVFEHFDNSACFEITKELADKVSLEGNTQGAFVVARAVHKPLPESLSGKRYVVLDNIQDPGNLGTILRTADAVGADGVILTNNCAELYNPKVIRSTMGSICRTDTYVENSFEKVCSAFKDSGICVVAAVVREGELLSRYRFAPKCAVVIGNEGRGLSEEHIALCDEKVTIDMHGRLDSLNASVAAAVIMWEMSKEGC from the coding sequence TTGTTTATAAGCAGTAAGGATAACCCGAAAATCAAAAGACTTGCAGCACTTCTGTCGAGTAAAAAGCATCGCTCTGCCGAGGGCGTGTTCGTTGTCGAGGGCGTGCGAAGCAGTGCTGATGCACTTAAGGAAAGCCTCGAAGGTTCGCTTGATGTTGAGTCTCTTTACTTTACTGATGATGCAAAAAATGATCTTGAAGAACGCCTCGGTAAGGACGTATTTGAACACTTTGACAATTCGGCTTGCTTTGAGATAACTAAGGAGCTTGCAGATAAGGTGTCTCTTGAAGGCAATACCCAGGGTGCTTTCGTCGTTGCAAGGGCTGTTCATAAGCCTCTGCCGGAGTCTCTTTCCGGTAAACGCTATGTAGTGCTCGATAATATCCAGGATCCCGGCAATCTCGGCACTATCCTGCGTACAGCAGATGCAGTAGGTGCAGACGGTGTTATCCTTACAAATAACTGCGCTGAACTCTATAACCCGAAGGTCATACGCAGTACCATGGGCAGTATATGCAGAACTGATACCTATGTCGAGAATAGCTTCGAGAAAGTCTGCTCGGCTTTTAAGGATTCAGGCATCTGCGTTGTTGCGGCAGTCGTCAGAGAAGGCGAGCTGCTCAGCCGTTACAGGTTTGCTCCAAAGTGCGCTGTAGTTATCGGTAACGAGGGCAGGGGACTCAGTGAAGAACATATCGCACTCTGTGACGAAAAAGTCACTATAGATATGCACGGCCGCCTTGATTCGCTCAATGCATCAGTTGCAGCAGCAGTTATTATGTGGGAAATGTCCAAGGAGGGGTGCTAA
- the rplT gene encoding 50S ribosomal protein L20 yields MARIKGAMMTRKRRNKTLKLAKGYFGSKSKHFKMAKQAVMKSGQYAYIGRKQKKRDFRRLWITRISAGCKMNGVNYSTFMNGLKKAGITLNRKMLSEIAISDPAGFSAIVEKAKAAL; encoded by the coding sequence ATGGCTCGTATTAAGGGAGCAATGATGACTCGTAAGAGAAGAAATAAAACTCTTAAGCTTGCAAAGGGCTATTTCGGTTCTAAGAGCAAGCACTTCAAGATGGCTAAGCAGGCCGTAATGAAGTCCGGACAGTACGCATATATCGGCAGAAAGCAGAAGAAGAGAGACTTCAGAAGACTCTGGATAACAAGAATCTCTGCTGGTTGCAAGATGAATGGTGTTAACTACTCCACATTCATGAATGGTCTTAAGAAGGCTGGCATCACACTCAACAGAAAGATGCTTTCCGAGATCGCAATAAGCGACCCCGCAGGCTTCAGCGCAATCGTTGAAAAGGCTAAGGCTGCACTTTGA
- the rpmI gene encoding 50S ribosomal protein L35 encodes MPKIKTHSGAKKRFKVTGTGKVKFQHTNKRHRLTQKDHKRKRILRGAAYADSSNIANVKLLIPYK; translated from the coding sequence ATGCCAAAGATCAAGACACATTCCGGTGCAAAGAAGCGTTTTAAGGTTACAGGCACAGGAAAGGTTAAGTTCCAGCACACCAACAAGAGACATAGACTTACGCAGAAGGATCATAAGCGCAAGAGAATACTAAGAGGCGCTGCATATGCTGATTCTTCAAATATCGCAAATGTCAAGTTACTTATCCCTTACAAATAA
- the infC gene encoding translation initiation factor IF-3 produces the protein MKIAKKEHQINEEITDKELRVIDVDGGQLGIISAKEALELAYEKDLDLVKIAPTATPPVCRIMDYGKFVFEQGKREKEAKKNQKVIDIKEVRMSSTIDTHDFETKVNQAVKFLKGGDKLKVSVRFKKRTVAHPQFGEELLEKFKAEISEYGAVDKPTKMEGRSLVMFVVPKPGKNN, from the coding sequence TTGAAAATAGCAAAGAAAGAACATCAGATCAACGAAGAGATAACCGATAAGGAGCTTCGTGTTATCGACGTTGACGGAGGTCAGCTCGGAATAATATCAGCCAAGGAAGCGCTCGAGCTCGCTTATGAAAAGGATCTTGATCTTGTCAAGATAGCACCTACGGCTACACCGCCTGTGTGCAGGATCATGGACTACGGCAAGTTCGTTTTTGAGCAGGGCAAGCGTGAAAAGGAAGCAAAGAAAAATCAGAAGGTCATAGATATAAAGGAAGTAAGAATGTCCTCAACTATCGATACTCATGATTTCGAGACAAAGGTCAATCAGGCTGTAAAGTTCTTGAAGGGCGGCGATAAGCTCAAGGTTTCAGTCCGTTTCAAGAAAAGAACAGTTGCTCACCCTCAGTTCGGTGAAGAGCTTTTGGAAAAGTTCAAGGCAGAGATATCCGAGTACGGAGCTGTTGACAAGCCTACTAAAATGGAAGGACGAAGCCTTGTGATGTTCGTCGTTCCCAAACCGGGTAAAAACAATTAA